The Anaerotignum faecicola genome contains a region encoding:
- a CDS encoding NADH-dependent [FeFe] hydrogenase, group A6 encodes MVNVTIDGQRLEVSENTTILEAARSIGIEIPSLCYLKGINEIGACRVCIVEVEGIDRMISSCNNYVEEGMIIYTNSPKVREARKVNVELLLSQHSNKCSFCIRSGNCTLQKVSNDLSILKVPFECNVPEFQWSPRSPLVRDASKCIKCMRCVQVCDKIQTLNIWDVEGTGARTTVDVSKNRKIMDSDCSFCGQCVVHCPTGALSERDEAGLFFDALADPDKTVVVQIAPAVRSAWAEEFDIKEEFATPGRIVAALKRMGVDYVFDTDFSADLTIMEEGYELLERLKNGGGEYPMFTSCCPGWVRFLKSQFPEMTGCLSTAKSPQQMFGAVIKDYYAEKIGVDKNKIYNVSIMPCLAKKSEHKIPVMQSAGVGPDVDLVLTTREFIRIIRAEHLNVASLEEMPFDEPIGEASGAGVIFGATGGVMEAALRTAFAVVEGENPPPDAFKNIRGMKGWREAEFTIGDRTLKVAAASGLGNARKLVNAVKKGDVKYDFVEIMACPGGCAGGGGQPIKEGCELAEERARKLYFIDENSKIRFSHENPAVIKLYEEYLGEPLSAKCHELLHTDHYAWEMPLAPERK; translated from the coding sequence ATGGTAAATGTAACGATAGACGGCCAAAGGCTTGAAGTAAGTGAGAATACAACTATTTTGGAAGCGGCCAGAAGCATAGGCATTGAAATACCGAGCCTCTGCTACCTTAAAGGCATAAACGAGATAGGCGCGTGCCGTGTGTGCATTGTTGAAGTTGAAGGGATTGACCGTATGATTTCTTCCTGCAACAACTATGTAGAGGAAGGCATGATTATATATACCAACAGTCCTAAGGTGCGCGAGGCGAGGAAAGTTAATGTCGAGCTGCTTTTGTCACAGCACAGCAATAAATGCTCTTTCTGTATACGTAGCGGCAACTGTACGCTGCAGAAGGTATCAAACGATTTGAGTATACTTAAAGTGCCGTTTGAATGTAATGTGCCCGAATTTCAGTGGAGCCCGCGGTCGCCTCTTGTAAGGGACGCGTCAAAATGTATAAAATGCATGAGGTGCGTACAGGTATGCGATAAAATACAGACGCTTAATATATGGGACGTCGAAGGGACGGGCGCAAGGACAACCGTGGACGTGTCGAAAAACAGGAAGATAATGGATTCGGACTGTTCGTTTTGCGGCCAATGTGTTGTACACTGCCCGACCGGCGCTCTTTCGGAAAGGGATGAAGCGGGGCTTTTCTTTGACGCGCTTGCCGATCCGGACAAGACGGTTGTCGTCCAGATAGCCCCGGCGGTAAGAAGCGCATGGGCCGAGGAATTCGATATAAAAGAAGAGTTTGCAACGCCCGGACGCATAGTAGCGGCTCTTAAAAGAATGGGTGTGGATTACGTTTTTGACACGGATTTCAGCGCCGATCTGACTATTATGGAAGAAGGATACGAGCTTTTGGAAAGGCTTAAAAACGGCGGTGGCGAGTATCCGATGTTTACAAGCTGCTGCCCGGGATGGGTGAGGTTTTTGAAAAGCCAGTTTCCCGAAATGACAGGATGCCTTTCAACGGCTAAATCGCCGCAGCAGATGTTCGGGGCGGTTATAAAGGATTATTATGCCGAAAAAATAGGCGTCGACAAAAATAAAATTTACAATGTTTCCATAATGCCGTGTCTTGCTAAAAAAAGCGAGCATAAAATACCCGTTATGCAAAGTGCGGGCGTGGGACCTGATGTAGACTTAGTGCTTACGACAAGGGAATTTATAAGAATTATAAGAGCGGAGCATCTAAATGTGGCCAGCCTTGAAGAAATGCCTTTTGACGAACCGATAGGCGAAGCAAGCGGGGCCGGCGTTATATTCGGCGCAACAGGAGGAGTTATGGAAGCCGCCCTCCGCACGGCGTTTGCCGTTGTTGAAGGCGAGAACCCGCCGCCTGACGCATTTAAAAATATAAGGGGAATGAAAGGCTGGCGCGAAGCGGAATTTACAATCGGGGACAGGACGCTGAAAGTAGCGGCGGCAAGCGGCCTCGGAAATGCGCGGAAGCTTGTTAATGCGGTAAAAAAAGGCGACGTTAAATATGACTTTGTTGAAATAATGGCATGTCCCGGAGGATGCGCGGGCGGAGGCGGCCAGCCTATAAAAGAAGGCTGTGAGCTTGCGGAAGAACGCGCGCGGAAACTATACTTTATCGATGAAAACAGCAAAATAAGGTTTTCTCATGAAAACCCGGCCGTTATAAAGCTGTATGAAGAATATTTGGGAGAGCCGCTGAGCGCCAAATGCCATGAGCTTCTCCATACAGACCATTATGCATGGGAAATGCCCCTTGCACCCGAAAGAAAATAA
- a CDS encoding NUDIX hydrolase, translating to MTGIRSIKKQTDNNYINMYKMEAERRDGGTFEYFMVSRKKRPEDFYMNTKKLKADGVLIYGIYGENRDKVVLVRQYRYPINGYIYEFPAGLVEEGESARDTAVREAFEETGMEFEPLDVNGCYEKPFFTTVGMTDETCSAVYGYYKGTPSSKNITCDEDIEVVVADRDECRRILKEENVAVMCAYMLMHFINSEGDPLEFLKAADKT from the coding sequence GTGACAGGAATAAGAAGCATTAAAAAACAGACTGACAACAATTATATAAATATGTATAAAATGGAAGCCGAAAGGCGCGACGGCGGAACATTTGAATATTTTATGGTTTCAAGGAAAAAAAGGCCGGAAGATTTTTATATGAACACAAAAAAGCTTAAAGCCGACGGCGTTTTGATTTACGGCATATACGGTGAAAACAGGGATAAAGTTGTTCTTGTGCGCCAGTACAGGTACCCCATAAACGGATATATATACGAATTTCCGGCAGGGCTTGTTGAAGAAGGCGAAAGCGCAAGGGATACTGCCGTGCGTGAAGCCTTTGAAGAAACGGGAATGGAATTTGAACCTTTAGACGTTAACGGATGTTATGAAAAACCGTTTTTTACGACAGTCGGCATGACGGATGAAACATGTTCCGCCGTTTACGGATATTACAAAGGGACGCCGTCTTCAAAGAATATAACGTGTGATGAGGATATAGAAGTTGTTGTTGCGGACAGGGATGAATGTAGGCGCATATTAAAGGAGGAAAACGTTGCGGTTATGTGCGCTTATATGCTTATGCATTTTATAAATTCCGAAGGGGACCCGTTGGAGTTTTTAAAAGCCGCCGACAAAACATGA
- a CDS encoding DUF6440 family protein, whose protein sequence is MKKDDDRFIKTYKQASFSEGIEIWVDKETGVNYIYKYSGYSGGITPLLDRDGKPVVTAVFEK, encoded by the coding sequence ATGAAAAAAGATGACGACAGATTTATAAAGACCTATAAGCAGGCTTCATTTTCCGAAGGAATAGAAATTTGGGTTGACAAAGAAACAGGCGTTAATTATATATATAAATATTCCGGATACTCCGGAGGGATAACGCCGCTTTTGGATAGGGACGGCAAACCGGTTGTTACGGCTGTATTTGAAAAATAG
- a CDS encoding transcriptional repressor, whose protein sequence is MTHITEMLREKGLKVTPQRMAIYSMLSNTCSHPSAEEIYKTLIPDNPTISLATVYKTLDSFKNAGIIQELSVGNGRSNYDANVIPHPHIVCKCCGKIYDFQFEKLDVLRSSVAEKTDFLVESEQLTFYGVCPSCRHN, encoded by the coding sequence ATGACACATATCACAGAAATGCTTAGGGAAAAAGGTCTGAAGGTTACTCCTCAGCGTATGGCTATATACTCTATGTTAAGCAATACTTGTTCGCACCCTTCCGCGGAAGAAATATACAAAACATTAATACCCGATAATCCTACAATAAGCCTTGCAACTGTTTATAAAACGCTTGACAGTTTCAAAAACGCCGGGATTATCCAGGAATTAAGCGTCGGCAACGGCCGAAGCAATTACGATGCAAACGTTATACCTCACCCGCACATAGTATGTAAATGCTGTGGCAAAATATATGATTTCCAGTTTGAAAAACTTGACGTACTGCGTTCGTCAGTTGCGGAAAAAACAGACTTTCTCGTCGAAAGCGAACAGCTTACATTTTACGGCGTATGTCCTTCATGCCGGCACAACTGA
- the trmL gene encoding tRNA (uridine(34)/cytosine(34)/5-carboxymethylaminomethyluridine(34)-2'-O)-methyltransferase TrmL, which produces MMNIVLHEPEIPQNAGNIARTCAVTHSSLHLIKPLGFSVEDKFLKRAGLDYWHLLDVHYYDSFNHFLSLNKGARIFMATTKSRQTYTDVKYDMDDFIMFGKESAGIPEEILLDYKDTSVRIPMFEDTRSLNLSNSVAIILYEALRQNNFAGLNQEGQLHKYKW; this is translated from the coding sequence ATTATGAATATTGTTCTCCATGAACCGGAAATACCTCAAAATGCCGGGAATATAGCAAGGACGTGCGCAGTTACCCATTCGTCTTTGCATTTGATTAAGCCGCTTGGATTTTCCGTTGAGGATAAGTTTCTCAAGAGGGCGGGGCTTGATTACTGGCATTTATTGGATGTACATTATTATGACAGCTTTAATCATTTTTTAAGCCTGAATAAAGGCGCGCGGATATTTATGGCCACTACTAAAAGCAGGCAGACATACACCGATGTCAAATATGATATGGATGATTTTATTATGTTTGGGAAAGAAAGCGCCGGTATACCGGAAGAAATACTGTTGGATTATAAAGATACTTCTGTGAGGATACCTATGTTTGAAGATACGCGCAGCCTTAACCTTTCGAATTCGGTTGCAATAATATTGTACGAGGCTTTAAGGCAGAATAATTTTGCGGGGCTTAATCAGGAAGGCCAGCTTCATAAGTATAAATGGTAG
- a CDS encoding MarR family winged helix-turn-helix transcriptional regulator, which translates to MKTDWRDMGTYTREFHFFSRHMLSQQNKRTLTTGEIEILSFIYFEEKATPLAVSRATGMKIESVSRTVKSLYKKGLVDKEKMVNDERSYSIFLTEAGLFELNSNYTVMLGSLYFLENEMGDDFKTMAALIGRANTFLKQFEGEF; encoded by the coding sequence TTGAAAACAGACTGGCGGGACATGGGTACATATACCCGTGAATTTCATTTTTTTTCAAGGCATATGCTTTCCCAGCAAAATAAAAGGACGCTTACAACGGGAGAAATTGAAATATTGTCTTTTATATATTTTGAAGAAAAGGCAACGCCCTTGGCAGTGAGCAGGGCGACAGGAATGAAAATAGAATCCGTAAGCCGCACGGTAAAATCGCTTTATAAAAAAGGGCTGGTAGATAAAGAAAAAATGGTTAATGATGAAAGGAGCTACAGCATTTTTTTAACGGAAGCGGGGCTTTTTGAACTTAACAGTAATTATACTGTCATGCTCGGATCTCTTTATTTTCTTGAAAATGAGATGGGGGATGATTTTAAAACCATGGCGGCTCTTATCGGAAGGGCGAATACATTTTTAAAGCAGTTCGAGGGGGAATTTTAA
- a CDS encoding FUSC family protein gives MCFYEALQLDPAVLKNHIRTASGKEKLWFIKALIVRDILLVGFSILFISALTAIFGNENSSMAVVIFCILLSTRFVSFGYKISHSLFNFAVVFALLFISPVLIGNTGAFVGFLINFISIAVITAITCENPEMGNGGLYVFGYIFLSGNPVSGEALANRGLMAAAGYAMCAAVMFFKHKHKHNEVSFIHVVGKFSIYDPKCQWQIQLALGISLLYLVNSIVDLDRFMWAGFACSSLLASYPSNINGRMCDRAAGVVIGSVMFGIVYHFIPEWILPFLGPAAGLCLGVCSDYKYKTVFNCFGALLLASSVYGVKGAAAIRVIDNMLGILFAFLFFTAYRKIFIEKLLKCGKEECVSDI, from the coding sequence ATGTGTTTTTATGAAGCGCTCCAGCTTGATCCGGCGGTTTTGAAAAATCATATACGTACAGCGTCCGGGAAGGAAAAACTGTGGTTTATAAAGGCTTTGATTGTAAGGGACATACTGCTTGTAGGGTTTTCGATTTTATTTATATCCGCGCTGACGGCAATTTTCGGAAATGAAAACAGCAGTATGGCCGTAGTAATATTCTGTATACTTTTAAGCACGCGTTTTGTAAGCTTCGGTTATAAAATATCGCATTCGCTTTTTAATTTTGCGGTTGTATTTGCGCTGCTTTTTATATCTCCTGTTTTGATAGGCAATACCGGAGCGTTTGTCGGGTTTTTGATAAATTTTATTTCAATAGCCGTAATAACTGCCATAACATGTGAAAATCCAGAAATGGGAAACGGCGGCCTGTATGTGTTTGGATATATTTTTTTAAGCGGAAACCCCGTAAGCGGCGAGGCTTTAGCAAACAGGGGCCTTATGGCGGCGGCGGGATATGCGATGTGCGCCGCGGTTATGTTTTTTAAGCATAAACATAAGCATAATGAAGTTTCGTTTATACATGTTGTGGGAAAGTTCAGCATTTATGATCCCAAATGCCAATGGCAGATACAGCTTGCCCTCGGAATAAGCCTTCTGTATTTGGTAAACAGCATTGTTGATCTTGACCGGTTCATGTGGGCCGGATTTGCATGCTCTTCGCTTTTGGCTTCATACCCTTCAAATATTAACGGGCGTATGTGCGATAGGGCGGCGGGCGTAGTAATAGGTTCTGTCATGTTCGGAATTGTTTATCATTTTATTCCGGAATGGATTTTGCCGTTTTTGGGTCCGGCGGCGGGGCTGTGTCTTGGGGTTTGTTCCGATTATAAATACAAAACGGTGTTTAACTGCTTCGGGGCGCTTTTGCTTGCTTCAAGCGTTTACGGCGTCAAAGGCGCAGCGGCAATAAGGGTGATTGACAATATGCTTGGTATACTGTTTGCGTTTTTATTCTTTACCGCATACAGAAAGATATTTATTGAAAAATTATTAAAATGCGGCAAAGAAGAATGTGTATCGGATATTTAA